One genomic window of Micromonospora sp. WMMD1128 includes the following:
- the pstC gene encoding phosphate ABC transporter permease subunit PstC, translated as MGDTPHRSAHAGTGGTPVAMSHERPAGASARVAEPTGNPGRSGGDLGGGGDFGGGGDGGLGGGGGLPRARAFGAERAFRALTLAAGATVLVIIAAIAIFLIAKAVPALRANTESFWTFEGWFPNDNPPKFGIGALAFGTVLSSLLALLVAVPVALGIALYLSHYAPRRLGNGLGFIIDLLAAVPSVVFGLWGRDYFAGPVTDLSAWLNKYFGWIPIFGEGPYGSSILLGSVVLAIMVLPIVTSLSREVFRQTPTANEEAALALGATRWEMVRTAVLPYGRPGVIAAVMLGLGRALGETIALALTLGSTYAISFNILEAGGNSIAANIANRFGEANETGRGALIASGLVLFAITLIVNITARAIIYRRREFTESAA; from the coding sequence ATGGGTGACACCCCTCACCGCTCGGCGCACGCCGGCACCGGCGGGACCCCCGTGGCCATGAGCCACGAGCGGCCCGCCGGTGCCTCGGCGCGTGTGGCCGAGCCCACCGGTAACCCGGGCCGCTCCGGCGGCGACCTCGGTGGCGGCGGCGACTTCGGCGGAGGCGGCGACGGCGGCCTCGGCGGAGGCGGCGGCCTGCCCCGGGCCCGCGCGTTCGGCGCGGAACGCGCGTTCCGCGCCCTGACCCTGGCCGCCGGCGCCACCGTACTGGTGATCATCGCGGCCATCGCCATCTTCCTGATCGCCAAGGCCGTGCCGGCGCTGCGGGCCAACACCGAATCGTTCTGGACCTTCGAGGGCTGGTTCCCGAACGACAACCCGCCGAAGTTCGGCATCGGCGCGCTCGCCTTCGGCACCGTGCTCAGCTCGCTGCTGGCGCTGCTCGTGGCGGTGCCGGTCGCGCTGGGCATCGCCCTCTACCTGTCGCACTACGCCCCGCGCCGGCTCGGCAACGGCCTGGGCTTCATCATCGACCTGCTGGCCGCCGTGCCCAGCGTGGTCTTCGGCCTCTGGGGCCGGGACTACTTCGCCGGACCGGTCACCGACCTCTCCGCCTGGCTCAACAAATACTTCGGCTGGATCCCGATCTTCGGCGAGGGCCCGTACGGCAGCTCGATCCTCCTGGGCTCGGTGGTGCTGGCGATCATGGTGCTGCCGATCGTCACCTCGCTCTCCCGCGAGGTGTTCCGGCAGACCCCGACCGCCAACGAGGAGGCCGCGCTCGCGCTCGGGGCCACCCGGTGGGAGATGGTCCGCACCGCGGTCCTGCCCTACGGCCGGCCGGGTGTGATCGCCGCGGTGATGCTGGGCCTGGGCCGGGCGCTCGGCGAAACCATCGCGCTGGCGTTGACGCTCGGATCGACGTACGCCATCTCGTTCAACATCCTGGAGGCCGGCGGCAACTCGATCGCGGCCAACATCGCCAACCGGTTCGGTGAGGCGAACGAGACCGGCCGAGGCGCCCTCATCGCCTCCGGCCTGGTGCTCTTCGCGATCACCCTGATCGTCAACATCACCGCGCGCGCGATCATCTACCGCCGCCGCGAGTTCACGGAGTCGGCCGCATGA
- the pstS gene encoding phosphate ABC transporter substrate-binding protein PstS, with protein sequence MKLQRHGAIACLALTAVLGLSACGSDNNEPAAGATGSAAADCATGTLNAQGSSAQKNAMAEWIKAYQQKCTGTTINYEPSGSGAGIQAFIAGTADFAGSDSALKEEEQPKADARCNSGQALNLPMVIGPVAVVYNVGGADNLQFSPATLAKIFAGKVTKWDDAAIKADNPDATLPSTAIQAVHRSDESGTTDNFTKYLSKTAEADWTFENSKAWKAPGGVGAAKSDGVASKVKSTDGTISYVEWSYAENSGLKMAKVKNGNGEFAELTGDSAGKTIAGAKFEGQGDDLKMSIDYNTKEAGAYPIVLATYEIVCSKGIAADKLPLIKGLLGHAASAEGQQELVELGYAPLPDEVRTKVEAAVKNLS encoded by the coding sequence GTGAAGCTCCAGCGGCACGGCGCCATCGCCTGTCTCGCTCTTACCGCGGTCCTCGGTCTCAGCGCCTGCGGCTCGGACAACAACGAGCCGGCCGCCGGCGCCACCGGCTCCGCTGCGGCGGACTGCGCCACCGGCACGCTGAACGCCCAGGGCTCCTCCGCGCAGAAGAACGCCATGGCCGAATGGATCAAGGCGTACCAGCAGAAGTGCACGGGCACCACGATCAACTACGAGCCGAGCGGTTCCGGCGCCGGTATCCAGGCGTTCATCGCCGGCACCGCCGACTTCGCCGGCTCCGACTCCGCCCTCAAGGAGGAGGAGCAGCCGAAGGCCGACGCCCGGTGCAACAGCGGCCAGGCCCTCAACCTGCCGATGGTGATCGGCCCGGTCGCGGTCGTCTACAACGTCGGCGGCGCGGACAACCTCCAGTTCAGCCCGGCCACCCTGGCGAAGATCTTCGCCGGCAAGGTGACCAAGTGGGACGACGCGGCGATCAAGGCCGACAACCCGGACGCCACGCTGCCGTCGACCGCGATCCAGGCGGTGCACCGCTCCGACGAGTCGGGCACCACCGACAACTTCACCAAGTACCTGTCGAAGACCGCCGAGGCGGACTGGACCTTCGAGAACTCCAAGGCGTGGAAGGCTCCGGGCGGCGTCGGCGCGGCCAAGTCCGACGGCGTGGCCAGCAAGGTCAAGAGCACCGACGGCACCATCAGCTACGTCGAGTGGTCGTACGCCGAGAACTCCGGCCTCAAGATGGCCAAGGTCAAGAACGGCAACGGCGAGTTCGCCGAGCTGACCGGCGACTCGGCCGGCAAGACCATCGCCGGGGCCAAGTTCGAGGGCCAGGGCGACGACCTCAAGATGTCGATCGACTACAACACCAAGGAGGCCGGGGCCTACCCGATCGTCCTGGCGACCTACGAGATCGTCTGCAGCAAGGGCATCGCCGCCGACAAGCTGCCGCTGATCAAGGGACTGCTCGGCCACGCCGCCAGCGCCGAGGGCCAGCAGGAGCTGGTCGAGCTGGGCTACGCCCCGCTTCCCGACGAGGTCCGCACCAAGGTCGAGGCCGCGGTCAAGAACCTGTCCTGA
- the mshD gene encoding mycothiol synthase, with the protein MSSTEPTSGPGPDAAAPGDRVAPTERLTTAEVTDVLALARAAGDADGADPLDEHVLLRLRDPGAPAVHLTARAADGTLTGYAHLDTTAPAEGVGVELVVHPAHRRRGTGRALARGVLAAASGPLRAWAHGDHPSAAALAVDLGFARARVLFQLRRPLAAALPEPVLPEGVELRAFRPGDDDESWLAVNNAAFAEHPEQGRWTVDDLRVRMAEPWFDPAGFLLAVESATGRLLGFHWTKVHERPGSARIGEVYVLGVDPSAHRGGLGRALTAAGLAHLRDRRGLDRVMLYVDESNTRAVALYERLGFARWSAHVNYQLG; encoded by the coding sequence ATGAGCAGCACCGAGCCGACGAGTGGTCCCGGACCTGACGCGGCGGCCCCGGGCGACCGGGTCGCACCCACCGAGCGGCTGACGACGGCCGAGGTCACCGACGTGCTGGCGCTGGCGCGCGCGGCCGGCGACGCCGACGGCGCCGATCCGCTCGACGAACACGTGCTGCTGCGGCTGCGCGACCCCGGGGCGCCCGCGGTGCACCTCACCGCCCGGGCCGCCGACGGCACCCTGACCGGGTACGCGCACCTCGACACCACCGCGCCCGCCGAGGGCGTCGGCGTGGAGCTGGTGGTGCACCCGGCGCACCGGCGGCGGGGCACCGGCCGGGCGCTGGCCCGGGGCGTGCTGGCCGCCGCCTCCGGGCCGCTGCGCGCCTGGGCGCACGGCGACCACCCGTCGGCCGCCGCGCTCGCGGTCGACCTGGGCTTCGCCCGGGCGCGGGTGCTGTTCCAACTGCGCCGGCCGCTCGCCGCCGCGCTGCCCGAGCCGGTCCTGCCCGAGGGCGTCGAGCTGCGGGCGTTCCGACCCGGCGACGACGACGAGTCCTGGCTGGCGGTCAACAACGCCGCGTTCGCCGAGCACCCCGAGCAGGGCCGGTGGACCGTCGACGACCTGCGCGTCCGGATGGCCGAGCCGTGGTTCGACCCGGCCGGCTTCCTGCTCGCGGTGGAGTCGGCCACCGGCCGGCTGCTCGGCTTCCACTGGACCAAGGTGCACGAGCGGCCCGGATCGGCCCGGATCGGCGAGGTCTACGTGCTCGGCGTCGACCCGTCCGCGCACCGCGGCGGGCTGGGCCGGGCGCTCACCGCCGCCGGCCTGGCCCACCTGCGCGACCGGCGCGGGCTGGACCGGGTGATGCTCTACGTCGACGAGAGCAACACCCGCGCGGTCGCCCTCTACGAGCGGCTCGGCTTCGCCAGGTGGTCCGCGCACGTCAACTACCAGCTCGGCTGA
- a CDS encoding polysaccharide deacetylase family protein, which produces MTGSTPRVLVVVTAVLVGLSASAYALGRSLVPEQHPTAAGTTAFGDTTRYADQPPATGSPETARPSPDAAPDAAPAMPEDAGDGPFGAHVTTGSSRVALTFDDGPDPRWTPQVLALLAEHGVKATFCVVGENAENYPDLVRSIEAEGHTLCNHSWKHDVNLGKRSTATIRADLQRTNDAILAAAPNARIAYYRQPGGAWTAPVVSACTDLGLTPLHWSVDPSDWKAPGATAIETAVRTQTGPGAIVLMHDAGGDRSGTVAALQKLLPELLGSFVLEPLPTGIQ; this is translated from the coding sequence ATGACCGGCTCGACACCGCGGGTGCTGGTGGTCGTGACCGCGGTGCTCGTCGGGCTGTCGGCCTCGGCGTACGCGCTGGGCCGCAGCCTGGTGCCCGAGCAGCACCCGACGGCCGCCGGCACGACCGCGTTCGGCGACACCACGCGCTACGCCGACCAGCCGCCGGCCACCGGCTCGCCGGAGACCGCCCGGCCGAGCCCGGACGCGGCGCCGGACGCTGCTCCCGCCATGCCCGAGGACGCCGGTGACGGGCCCTTCGGCGCCCACGTCACCACCGGCTCGTCCCGGGTCGCGCTGACCTTCGACGACGGCCCCGACCCCCGGTGGACGCCACAGGTGCTCGCCCTGCTCGCCGAGCACGGCGTGAAGGCCACGTTCTGCGTCGTCGGCGAGAACGCCGAGAACTACCCGGACCTGGTCCGGTCGATCGAGGCCGAGGGGCACACCCTGTGCAACCACTCCTGGAAGCACGACGTCAACCTCGGCAAGCGCAGCACGGCGACGATCCGGGCGGACCTGCAACGGACCAACGACGCGATCCTGGCCGCCGCGCCGAACGCCCGGATCGCGTACTACCGCCAGCCCGGCGGCGCCTGGACCGCCCCGGTGGTGTCGGCCTGCACCGACCTGGGCCTCACGCCACTGCACTGGAGCGTCGACCCGTCCGACTGGAAGGCGCCGGGCGCGACCGCCATCGAGACGGCGGTCCGCACCCAGACCGGGCCGGGCGCGATCGTGCTCATGCACGACGCGGGCGGGGACCGCTCCGGCACCGTCGCCGCGTTGCAGAAGCTGCTGCCCGAGCTGCTCGGCAGCTTCGTCCTGGAGCCGCTGCCCACCGGCATCCAGTGA
- a CDS encoding response regulator transcription factor — protein sequence MIVELLLLVTARAGEPSAVLPALDLLPHSVRTAPRDVRTLVSGPTPDAVLVDARSELSEARATCRMLHATGLGVPLVAVVTEAGLIALNADWGVDDVILAGAGPAEVEARLRLAVGRLSNAVAGAGGSIRAGELNIDPDTYAAKLKGRPLDLTYKEFELLKFLAQHPGRVFTRDQLLREVWGYDYFGGTRTVDVHVRRLRAKLGSEYESMIGTVRQVGYKFVVPPSRSLPETEPAPLPV from the coding sequence GTGATCGTGGAGCTCCTGCTGCTCGTGACCGCACGTGCGGGTGAGCCGTCGGCGGTGCTGCCGGCGCTCGACCTGCTGCCGCACTCGGTGCGCACCGCGCCCCGCGACGTGCGCACGCTTGTCTCCGGCCCGACGCCGGACGCCGTCCTGGTGGACGCCCGTTCCGAGTTGAGCGAGGCGCGTGCCACCTGTCGGATGCTGCACGCCACCGGGCTCGGCGTGCCGCTGGTCGCGGTAGTGACCGAGGCCGGCCTGATCGCGCTGAACGCCGACTGGGGTGTGGACGACGTGATCCTCGCCGGGGCCGGCCCGGCCGAGGTGGAGGCCCGCCTGCGACTCGCCGTCGGCCGGTTGAGCAACGCGGTGGCCGGCGCCGGTGGCTCGATCCGGGCCGGTGAGCTGAACATCGACCCGGACACCTACGCCGCCAAGCTGAAGGGCCGGCCGCTCGACCTCACGTACAAGGAGTTCGAGCTGTTGAAGTTCCTCGCCCAGCACCCGGGCCGGGTGTTCACCCGGGACCAGTTGCTGCGTGAGGTCTGGGGCTACGACTACTTCGGTGGCACCCGCACGGTCGACGTGCACGTCCGGCGGCTGCGCGCCAAGCTCGGCTCGGAGTACGAGTCGATGATCGGCACGGTCCGTCAGGTCGGCTACAAGTTCGTCGTGCCGCCGTCGCGTTCGCTGCCGGAGACGGAGCCCGCCCCGCTGCCGGTCTGA
- a CDS encoding DUF2993 domain-containing protein has product MAEAYPAEDRPRRRGRKVLIGFVVLLLVLAGLLVVADRVAAGVAERAIADQVRQELAKQDAQSAAPKVEVGGFPFLNQVLAGKYERISIQLTDVKGNVQGGTVDVPRLDVDARDVTASLDTIRSGRGDVVAESVDGRGTVTYDSLAKLLNRPGLKLAERDGRLAVTAPVDILGIKLTVNGTADLTVNDGKVALRFNDLTAEGLPNVAPARTLLSNYAKSISIDVPLPELPFQLNLRKVEPTPEGLVIEADAANVPINSAG; this is encoded by the coding sequence GTGGCAGAGGCGTACCCGGCAGAGGACCGGCCCCGTCGCCGGGGCCGCAAGGTGCTGATCGGTTTCGTCGTCCTGCTGCTGGTGCTGGCCGGGCTGCTCGTCGTCGCCGACCGGGTGGCCGCCGGGGTGGCCGAGCGGGCGATCGCCGACCAGGTGCGGCAGGAACTCGCCAAGCAGGACGCGCAGTCCGCCGCGCCCAAGGTGGAGGTCGGCGGCTTCCCGTTCCTCAACCAGGTCCTGGCCGGGAAGTACGAGCGCATCTCGATCCAGTTGACCGACGTCAAGGGCAACGTGCAAGGCGGCACGGTCGACGTGCCGCGCCTGGACGTGGACGCCCGCGACGTGACCGCATCTCTCGACACGATCCGCTCCGGCCGGGGCGACGTGGTGGCCGAGAGCGTCGACGGGCGGGGCACCGTCACCTACGACAGCCTGGCGAAGCTGCTGAACCGGCCGGGCCTGAAGCTGGCCGAGCGGGACGGCCGGCTGGCCGTCACCGCCCCGGTGGACATCCTCGGCATCAAGCTGACCGTCAACGGCACCGCCGACCTGACCGTGAACGACGGCAAGGTGGCCCTGCGCTTCAACGACCTCACCGCCGAGGGGCTGCCGAACGTGGCGCCGGCGCGGACGCTGCTGTCCAACTACGCCAAGAGCATCTCGATCGACGTGCCGCTGCCGGAGCTGCCGTTCCAGCTCAACCTGCGCAAGGTGGAACCGACGCCGGAGGGCCTGGTGATCGAAGC